Proteins encoded together in one Streptomyces umbrinus window:
- a CDS encoding succinate dehydrogenase/fumarate reductase iron-sulfur subunit has protein sequence MKLTLRVWRQRNADADGAMSTYEVDGISADMSFLEMLDTLNEELILKGEDPVAFDHDCREGICGACSLVINGDAHGPERTTSCQLHMRSFEDGDTIDIEPWRASAFPVVKDLVVDRSAFDRIIQAGGYVTAPTGAAPEAHATPVPKPDADFAFEHAECIGCGACVAACPNGAAMLFTSAKINHLNVLPQGAPERETRVLDMVAQMDEEGFGGCTLAGECATACPKGIPLVSITGMNKEWLRATRKAGKR, from the coding sequence ATGAAGCTCACCCTGCGCGTCTGGCGGCAGCGCAACGCCGACGCCGACGGAGCGATGTCCACGTACGAAGTGGACGGCATCTCGGCCGACATGTCCTTCCTGGAGATGCTGGACACTCTCAACGAGGAGCTCATCCTCAAGGGCGAGGACCCGGTCGCCTTCGACCACGACTGCCGCGAGGGGATCTGCGGCGCGTGCTCGCTCGTCATCAACGGCGACGCGCACGGGCCGGAGCGCACGACCTCCTGCCAGCTGCACATGCGGTCCTTCGAGGACGGCGACACGATCGACATCGAGCCGTGGCGCGCCTCCGCCTTCCCGGTCGTCAAGGACCTGGTCGTCGACCGGTCCGCCTTCGACCGGATCATCCAGGCCGGCGGATATGTCACCGCGCCTACTGGGGCCGCGCCGGAGGCGCATGCCACGCCAGTGCCGAAGCCGGACGCCGACTTCGCCTTCGAGCACGCCGAGTGCATCGGCTGCGGGGCGTGCGTGGCGGCCTGCCCGAACGGGGCCGCGATGCTCTTCACCTCGGCGAAGATCAACCATCTGAATGTGCTGCCGCAGGGTGCGCCGGAGCGCGAGACGCGGGTGCTCGACATGGTGGCGCAGATGGACGAGGAGGGGTTCGGCGGGTGCACGCTGGCCGGGGAGTGTGCCACCGCGTGCCCCAAGGGGATCCCGCTGGTCTCCATCACGGGGATGAACAAGGAGTGGCTGCGGGCGACTCGAAAGGCGGGTAAGCGGTAG
- a CDS encoding GNAT family N-acetyltransferase codes for MTGVSTLDSPPLSTAPTRYTVTLARDEADVRAAQRLRHDVFAGEMGALLSSSQPGLDVDAFDAYCDHLLVRDTTTGQVVGTYRLLPPDRAAIAGRLYSEGEFDLGPLAGIRSGLVEVGRSCVHPDHRDGAVIGLIWAGIARYMVDGGHEWLAGCCSIPLADGGTIAAGTWDRVRDKHLAPEEYRVRPLLPWSAEGVTRPARTELPPLLRGYLRLGAWVCAEPAHDPDFGVADLYVLLSMRRVNPRYLRHFLSLVPA; via the coding sequence ATGACCGGCGTTTCCACGCTCGACAGCCCCCCACTGTCGACGGCCCCCACCCGCTACACCGTCACCCTCGCCCGCGACGAGGCAGACGTCCGCGCCGCCCAGCGGCTGCGTCACGACGTCTTCGCCGGGGAGATGGGCGCGCTGCTCTCCTCCTCGCAGCCGGGCCTCGACGTCGACGCCTTCGACGCGTACTGCGATCACCTGCTCGTACGCGACACCACGACCGGGCAGGTGGTCGGCACCTACCGGCTGCTGCCGCCCGACCGCGCGGCGATCGCCGGACGGCTCTACTCGGAGGGCGAGTTCGACCTCGGACCGCTGGCCGGAATCCGCTCCGGGCTCGTCGAGGTCGGCCGCTCCTGCGTCCACCCCGACCACCGCGACGGCGCGGTCATCGGTCTCATATGGGCCGGGATCGCCCGCTACATGGTCGACGGCGGCCACGAGTGGCTGGCGGGCTGCTGCTCCATCCCGCTCGCCGACGGCGGCACGATCGCCGCGGGCACCTGGGACCGGGTGCGGGACAAGCACCTGGCGCCCGAGGAGTACCGCGTACGTCCGCTGCTGCCGTGGAGCGCCGAGGGCGTCACCCGCCCCGCCCGCACCGAACTGCCCCCGCTGCTGCGCGGCTACCTCCGCCTCGGCGCCTGGGTCTGCGCGGAACCGGCCCACGACCCCGACTTCGGCGTCGCCGACCTGTACGTGCTGCTGTCGATGCGCCGGGTCAACCCGCGCTACCTGCGGCACTTCCTGTCGCTCGTGCCGGCGTGA
- a CDS encoding LysR family transcriptional regulator, translated as MQFQQLQYFVAVAETRHFTRAADLVHVAQPSLSQQIKALERELGADLFLRARGNITLTDAGEALLPLARRILADADTARHEVQELAQLRSGRVRLGATPSLCTGLLPDVLRAFHDRYPGIRLLIEEGGSHDLVRELARGALDLALVVLPLPTPSPALTTVEVLREDLVVVSSPDASAPGGGRRSVRVSDLEGERLVMFRHGYDLRELTVAACRSAGFEPDFAVEGGEMDAVLGFVRAGLGVAVVPRMVAARTGRGLRVTPLARPGLARTIALAHRSDVAPPRAARELQRMLLER; from the coding sequence ATGCAGTTCCAGCAGCTCCAGTACTTCGTGGCCGTCGCCGAGACGCGGCACTTCACCCGGGCCGCCGATCTGGTCCATGTCGCTCAGCCGTCGCTCTCCCAGCAGATCAAGGCTCTGGAGCGGGAGTTGGGCGCCGATCTCTTTCTCCGGGCCCGCGGGAACATCACGCTCACGGACGCGGGCGAGGCGCTGCTGCCGCTGGCCCGCCGCATCCTGGCCGACGCGGACACGGCTCGGCACGAGGTCCAGGAGCTGGCCCAGCTGCGCAGCGGGCGGGTCCGGCTGGGCGCGACGCCGAGCCTGTGCACGGGCCTGCTGCCGGATGTGCTGCGCGCCTTCCATGACCGGTATCCCGGCATCCGGCTGCTGATCGAGGAGGGCGGCTCGCACGATCTCGTACGGGAGCTAGCGCGCGGGGCGCTCGATCTCGCCCTCGTGGTGCTGCCGCTGCCCACGCCGTCGCCCGCTCTGACCACGGTGGAGGTGCTGCGGGAGGACCTGGTGGTGGTGTCGTCGCCGGACGCGTCGGCGCCGGGGGGCGGGCGGCGGTCCGTGCGGGTTTCCGACCTGGAGGGTGAGCGGCTGGTGATGTTCCGGCACGGGTACGACTTGCGGGAGCTGACGGTTGCCGCGTGTCGCTCCGCGGGGTTCGAGCCGGATTTCGCGGTGGAGGGTGGGGAGATGGACGCGGTGTTGGGGTTCGTCCGGGCGGGGCTGGGGGTGGCTGTGGTGCCGCGGATGGTCGCTGCGCGGACCGGGCGGGGGTTGCGGGTCACCCCGCTCGCCCGGCCCGGGCTGGCTCGGACCATCGCGCTGGCGCACCGCAGCGATGTGGCTCCGCCTCGGGCGGCTCGGGAGCTCCAGCGGATGCTGTTGGAGCGGTGA
- a CDS encoding fumarate reductase/succinate dehydrogenase flavoprotein subunit: MTAEFAEYTTGEPVVDTKAPEGPVGERWDTRRFEAKLVNPANRRKHTVIVVGTGLAGGSAGATLAEQGYHVVQFCYQDSPRRAHSIAAQGGINAAKNYRNDGDSIHRLFYDAVKGGDFRARESNVHRLAQISVEIIDQCVAQGVPFAREYGGLLDTRSFGGVQVSRTFYARGQTGQQLLLGAYQALSRQIAAGNVEMHPRTEMLDLIVVDGRARGIVARDLITGKIDTYYADAVVLASGGYGNVFYLSTNAMNSNATAIWRAHRRGAYFANPCFTQIHPTCIPRTGEHQSKLTLMSESLRNDGRIWVPRAKGDNRPANEIPEDERDYYLERIYPSFGNLVPRDIASRAAKNVCDEGRGVGPGGQGVYLDFADAIGRMGREKVEEKYGNLFEMYERITAENPYEVPMRIYPAVHYTMGGLWVDYDLQTTIPGLFAIGEANFSDHGANRLGASALMQGLADGYFVLPSTINDYLARNPHHERVDDEHPVVQEVLADTEDRLRLLLAVDGDRTPDSFHRELGELMWEFCGMARTDSGLRKALERIPQIREEFWRRIKVPGAGEEFNQSLEKANRVVDYLELAELMCLDALHRDESCGGHFREESQTPDGEAERRDEEFSYAAAWEFTSTGSAPVLHKEDLVFEYVHPTQRSYA, encoded by the coding sequence ATGACCGCTGAATTCGCCGAGTACACGACCGGGGAGCCGGTCGTCGACACCAAGGCCCCCGAGGGACCGGTCGGTGAGCGCTGGGACACCCGCCGCTTCGAGGCCAAGCTGGTCAACCCCGCCAACCGGCGCAAGCACACCGTGATCGTCGTCGGCACGGGTCTGGCAGGCGGCTCCGCCGGCGCCACGCTCGCCGAACAGGGCTACCACGTCGTCCAGTTCTGCTACCAGGACTCCCCGCGCCGCGCTCACTCGATCGCCGCGCAGGGCGGCATCAACGCCGCCAAGAACTACCGCAACGACGGCGACTCGATCCACCGGCTGTTCTACGACGCCGTCAAGGGCGGCGACTTCAGGGCACGCGAGTCCAACGTCCACCGCCTGGCGCAGATCTCGGTCGAGATCATCGACCAGTGCGTCGCCCAGGGCGTGCCCTTCGCCCGCGAGTACGGCGGCCTCCTCGACACCCGTTCCTTCGGCGGCGTCCAGGTGTCCCGCACCTTCTACGCCCGCGGCCAGACGGGCCAGCAACTCCTGCTCGGCGCCTACCAGGCGCTGTCCCGCCAGATCGCCGCCGGCAACGTCGAGATGCATCCGCGCACCGAGATGCTCGACCTGATCGTGGTCGACGGACGGGCGCGCGGCATCGTCGCCCGCGATCTGATCACCGGGAAGATCGATACGTACTACGCGGACGCCGTCGTCCTCGCCTCCGGCGGCTACGGCAACGTCTTCTACCTGTCGACGAACGCCATGAATTCCAACGCCACCGCGATCTGGCGGGCCCACCGGCGCGGCGCCTACTTCGCCAACCCGTGCTTCACCCAGATCCACCCCACCTGCATCCCGCGCACCGGCGAGCACCAGTCCAAGCTCACGCTGATGAGCGAGTCGCTGCGCAACGACGGCCGGATCTGGGTCCCGAGGGCGAAGGGCGACAATCGCCCCGCGAACGAGATCCCCGAGGACGAGCGCGACTACTACCTGGAGCGCATCTATCCTTCCTTCGGCAACCTCGTCCCGCGCGACATCGCCTCCCGCGCCGCGAAGAACGTCTGCGACGAGGGCAGGGGAGTGGGCCCCGGCGGACAAGGGGTCTACCTCGACTTCGCCGACGCCATCGGGCGCATGGGCCGCGAGAAGGTCGAGGAGAAGTACGGCAACCTCTTCGAGATGTACGAGCGGATCACCGCCGAGAACCCGTACGAGGTGCCCATGCGGATCTATCCCGCCGTGCACTACACGATGGGCGGCCTCTGGGTCGACTACGACCTGCAGACCACGATCCCCGGGCTGTTCGCGATCGGCGAGGCCAACTTCTCGGACCACGGCGCGAACCGGCTCGGCGCCTCCGCGCTGATGCAGGGACTCGCCGACGGCTACTTCGTCCTCCCGTCGACCATCAACGACTACCTCGCCCGCAACCCGCACCACGAGAGGGTGGACGATGAACACCCCGTCGTCCAGGAGGTGTTGGCCGACACCGAGGACCGGCTTCGGCTGCTCCTCGCCGTCGACGGCGACCGCACTCCCGACTCCTTCCACCGCGAACTCGGCGAACTGATGTGGGAGTTCTGCGGAATGGCGCGTACGGACTCGGGGCTGCGCAAGGCCCTGGAGCGCATCCCGCAGATCCGCGAGGAGTTCTGGCGGCGCATCAAGGTCCCCGGCGCCGGCGAGGAGTTCAACCAGTCGCTGGAGAAGGCCAACCGCGTCGTCGACTACCTGGAGCTCGCCGAGCTGATGTGCCTCGACGCGCTGCACCGCGACGAGTCCTGCGGCGGCCACTTCCGCGAGGAGTCCCAGACCCCGGACGGCGAGGCGGAGCGCCGGGACGAGGAGTTCTCGTATGCGGCCGCCTGGGAGTTCACAAGTACGGGCTCTGCTCCCGTCCTGCACAAGGAAGACCTCGTCTTCGAGTACGTCCACCCCACCCAGCGGAGCTACGCATGA
- a CDS encoding succinate dehydrogenase produces MTRTMWDSSVGKKTVMAVSGLIMLGYLVVHMLGNLKIFFGSDEFNHYAHWLRTIGEPFLHYEWALWIIRVVLVAAVVAHAVSAYQLSRRDIRARPTKYVHKKPRASYATRTMRWGGIILGLFIVWHILDLTTGTVHANGFQHGHPYQNVIDTFSTWYGNLIYIVAMLALGLHVRHGFWSAAQTLGVGSRTRDRAFKTIANVLAVVLTAGFIAVPVGVMTGVVS; encoded by the coding sequence ATGACGCGCACCATGTGGGACTCGTCCGTCGGCAAGAAGACCGTGATGGCCGTCAGCGGCCTGATCATGCTGGGGTACCTGGTCGTCCACATGCTGGGCAACCTCAAGATCTTCTTCGGGTCGGACGAGTTCAACCACTACGCGCACTGGCTGCGCACCATCGGCGAGCCCTTCCTGCACTACGAGTGGGCGCTGTGGATCATCCGCGTGGTCCTGGTCGCCGCCGTCGTCGCGCACGCCGTCTCCGCGTACCAGCTGAGCCGCCGCGACATCAGGGCGCGCCCCACCAAGTACGTCCACAAGAAGCCCCGGGCGAGCTACGCCACCCGCACCATGCGCTGGGGCGGGATCATCCTCGGCCTGTTCATCGTCTGGCACATCCTCGACCTGACGACCGGCACCGTGCACGCGAACGGCTTCCAGCACGGACACCCGTACCAGAACGTCATCGACACCTTCTCCACCTGGTACGGCAACCTCATCTACATCGTCGCGATGCTCGCGCTCGGCCTGCACGTACGGCACGGCTTCTGGAGCGCGGCACAGACCCTCGGCGTGGGCAGCCGCACCCGCGACCGGGCTTTCAAGACCATCGCCAACGTGCTCGCGGTGGTGCTGACGGCGGGCTTCATCGCCGTACCCGTGGGCGTGATGACCGGAGTGGTGAGCTGA